A genome region from Natronobeatus ordinarius includes the following:
- a CDS encoding DUF7556 family protein, with protein MVSNPYGHTDVPGDTIVGAIDSDGRSDEYVIADISADGAWLSMAADEAATLPAWR; from the coding sequence ATGGTGTCGAACCCATACGGGCACACGGACGTGCCTGGCGACACGATCGTCGGCGCGATCGACTCTGACGGCCGCAGCGACGAGTACGTCATCGCGGACATCTCCGCCGACGGGGCGTGGCTCTCGATGGCTGCCGACGAGGCGGCGACACTTCCAGCGTGGCGATAA
- a CDS encoding PPC domain-containing DNA-binding protein, whose product MNYRAVEPTGEYVARLETGAEWRSEIESLAAEVEADAAWFTGLGAVSDAELWFYDQDGLEYAPVEFDEPLEVASCVGNVALLDGERFAHTHVVCSRPDGEAVAGHLNEATVFAGEIHMRAFEDPLERAHDETTDLDLWL is encoded by the coding sequence ATGAACTACCGAGCCGTCGAACCCACAGGCGAGTACGTCGCCCGCCTCGAGACGGGCGCGGAGTGGCGATCCGAGATCGAATCGCTCGCAGCGGAGGTCGAGGCCGACGCGGCCTGGTTCACCGGCCTCGGTGCGGTCTCCGACGCCGAACTCTGGTTCTACGACCAGGACGGGCTCGAGTACGCCCCCGTCGAGTTCGACGAACCACTCGAGGTCGCGAGCTGCGTGGGGAACGTCGCCCTGTTGGACGGCGAGCGGTTCGCCCACACGCACGTCGTCTGCTCGCGACCTGACGGGGAGGCCGTCGCCGGCCACTTGAACGAGGCGACCGTCTTCGCCGGCGAGATCCACATGCGCGCCTTCGAGGACCCGCTGGAGCGGGCCCACGACGAGACCACCGACCTCGACCTCTGGCTCTGA
- a CDS encoding DNA-directed DNA polymerase II large subunit has product MREVDERYFEGLESRLDEAFDVAEEAKRRGADPEPEVEIPVAKDMADRVENILGIDGVAERVRELEGQMSREEAALELAKDFAEGRVGDYETKAGKVEGAVRTAVALLTEGVVAAPIEGIDKVELLKNDDGSEFVNVYYAGPIRSAGGTAQALSVLVADYTRALVGLEQYEARTEEIERYAEEIALYDSETGLQYTPKDTETKFIAKHLPIMLDGEATGDEEVSGYRDIERVDTNSARGGMCLVMAEGIALKAPKIQRYTSQLDEIDWPWLQDLIDGTYGDDEASESEDDAEKEVADADADADEADEDGDESDGDGAEETEEPAGPPRVEQSKKFLRDLIAGRPVFSHPCAEGGFRLRYGRARNHGFATAGVHPAAMHVLDDFLATGTQIKTERPGKAAGVVPVDTIEGPTVKLANGDVRQIDDPEEALEVRNGIVEILDLGEYLVNYGEFVENNHPLAPASYVPEWWIQDLAAAGADVQALQDDPRIDLEHPTAERALEWAEAYDAPLHPMYTYLWHDLSVEAFCALAEAVSEGELEDDGATLVLEWAEETRRALETIVVEHRQRESEGRIEVDDWKPFVRTLGLTDDLERTWADEDLTERARTWADGENAIEAVNEVAPFRVRERAPTRIGNRMGRPEKSESRDLSPAVHTLFPIGEAGGAQRDVAKAGKHAETMSDTPGVVELEIGRQYCHNCDTETFENRCPECGSRTEPDYRCPSCETKIEPDEAGRVECGRCEIEATCVEHREVDLNAVYRDALESVGERENAFEILKGVKGLTSTTKIPEPVEKGILRAKHDVSTFKDGTVRYDMTDLPVTSVRASELDVTVGQLQALGYEEDIYGEPLSHEDQLVELKVQDVVLSDGAAEHMMKTAAFIDDLLEQYYGLEPFYELEERQDLVGRLVFGMAPHTSAATVGRVVGFTSAAVGYAHPFFHAAKRRNCFHPETEIVYREGEPRSIYDKQQLEAGDGLPPEERPRRASIRTFVEDRLESPEQDDFGTEYQDLDDDVWVLSYTGVCCPKRVTTVSKHPAPNHLLSITTESGRELRVTPDHTMLRFDEESSDQLSQEYWKAETVSAQELSPGDELPTPSPVGDRTVDDFLFGPVKEINDYPPAVTGWDTITDIEIIESDTDYVYCLEVEESHTLSANGILTGQCDGDEDCVMLLLDGLLNFSKSFLPDKRGGKMDAPLVMSSRIDPAEIDDEAHNMDVVSQYPREFYEATLEQADPGDVDVEIAEDTLGTDLEYTGFEHTHDTTDIAMGPDLSAYKTLGSMMDKMDAQLELSRKLRAVDETDVAERVIEYHFLPDLIGNLRAFSRQETRCLDCGEKYRRVPLTEVCRECGGRVNLTVHKGSVNKYMDTAIEVAEEYGCRDYTKQRLEVLEKSLESVFENDKNKQSGIADFM; this is encoded by the coding sequence ATGCGCGAGGTAGACGAACGGTACTTCGAAGGGCTCGAATCGCGTCTCGACGAGGCGTTCGACGTCGCCGAGGAGGCCAAACGGCGCGGCGCCGACCCAGAACCCGAAGTCGAGATTCCAGTCGCGAAGGACATGGCCGACCGCGTCGAGAACATCTTAGGGATCGACGGCGTCGCCGAACGCGTGCGCGAACTCGAGGGGCAGATGAGTCGGGAAGAAGCCGCCCTCGAGCTCGCGAAAGACTTCGCTGAGGGGAGAGTCGGCGACTACGAGACGAAAGCCGGGAAGGTCGAGGGAGCCGTCCGCACGGCGGTCGCCCTGCTCACGGAGGGGGTCGTCGCCGCCCCGATCGAGGGGATCGACAAGGTCGAGCTCCTGAAAAACGACGACGGCAGTGAGTTCGTCAACGTCTACTACGCCGGCCCGATCAGGTCGGCGGGTGGGACCGCCCAGGCGCTGTCGGTGCTCGTCGCCGACTACACCCGCGCGCTCGTCGGGCTCGAGCAGTACGAGGCACGCACCGAGGAGATCGAACGCTACGCCGAGGAGATCGCGCTGTACGACTCCGAGACGGGGCTGCAGTACACCCCGAAAGACACGGAAACGAAGTTCATCGCCAAACACCTCCCCATCATGCTCGACGGGGAGGCCACCGGCGACGAGGAGGTCTCCGGCTATCGCGATATAGAGCGCGTCGACACCAACTCCGCCCGTGGCGGGATGTGTCTCGTTATGGCCGAAGGGATCGCCCTCAAGGCTCCGAAGATCCAGCGCTACACCTCCCAACTCGACGAGATCGACTGGCCGTGGCTCCAGGACCTCATCGACGGCACCTACGGCGACGACGAGGCGTCCGAATCAGAGGACGACGCCGAGAAGGAGGTGGCCGATGCGGACGCGGACGCGGACGAGGCGGACGAAGACGGCGACGAGAGCGACGGGGACGGCGCCGAGGAAACCGAGGAGCCAGCGGGGCCGCCTCGCGTCGAGCAGTCGAAGAAGTTCCTTCGGGACCTCATCGCCGGCCGGCCGGTCTTCTCCCATCCCTGTGCCGAGGGTGGCTTCCGGCTCCGGTACGGCCGCGCGCGTAACCACGGCTTCGCAACCGCGGGCGTCCACCCGGCGGCGATGCACGTGCTGGACGACTTCCTCGCCACGGGGACCCAGATCAAGACCGAACGCCCCGGCAAGGCCGCAGGCGTCGTCCCCGTCGACACCATCGAGGGCCCGACGGTCAAACTCGCCAACGGCGACGTCCGCCAGATCGACGACCCCGAGGAGGCCCTCGAGGTCAGAAACGGAATCGTCGAGATCCTCGACCTCGGCGAGTACCTCGTCAACTACGGCGAGTTCGTCGAGAACAACCACCCCCTCGCCCCCGCCTCCTACGTCCCCGAGTGGTGGATCCAGGACCTCGCGGCCGCCGGCGCGGACGTCCAGGCACTCCAGGACGACCCCCGGATCGACCTCGAGCACCCCACCGCCGAGCGGGCGCTCGAGTGGGCCGAGGCGTACGACGCGCCGCTTCACCCCATGTACACCTACCTCTGGCACGACCTCTCGGTCGAGGCGTTCTGTGCCCTCGCCGAGGCCGTCTCCGAGGGCGAACTCGAGGACGACGGCGCGACGCTCGTCCTCGAGTGGGCCGAAGAGACTCGAAGGGCACTCGAGACGATCGTCGTCGAGCACCGCCAGCGCGAGAGCGAGGGCCGGATCGAGGTCGACGACTGGAAGCCGTTCGTCCGAACGCTGGGGCTGACCGACGACCTCGAGCGGACGTGGGCCGACGAGGACCTCACGGAGCGCGCGCGAACGTGGGCCGATGGGGAGAACGCGATCGAGGCGGTCAACGAGGTCGCCCCCTTCCGGGTCCGCGAACGTGCACCGACCCGGATCGGCAACCGGATGGGTCGTCCGGAGAAATCAGAGAGCAGAGACCTCAGCCCGGCCGTCCACACGCTGTTTCCCATCGGCGAAGCCGGCGGCGCCCAGCGGGACGTCGCCAAGGCCGGCAAACACGCCGAGACGATGTCGGATACGCCCGGCGTCGTCGAACTCGAGATCGGTCGCCAGTACTGTCACAACTGCGACACGGAGACGTTCGAGAACCGCTGCCCGGAGTGTGGCTCGCGTACCGAACCCGACTATCGCTGTCCGAGCTGTGAGACGAAGATCGAACCCGACGAGGCCGGCCGCGTCGAGTGTGGCCGCTGTGAGATCGAGGCGACCTGCGTCGAACACCGGGAGGTCGACCTCAACGCAGTCTATCGCGATGCACTCGAGTCGGTCGGCGAACGCGAGAACGCCTTCGAGATCCTGAAAGGCGTGAAGGGACTGACCTCGACGACCAAGATCCCCGAACCGGTCGAGAAGGGCATCCTTCGGGCGAAACACGACGTCTCCACGTTCAAAGACGGCACCGTCCGCTACGACATGACCGACCTCCCCGTCACGTCGGTCCGGGCGAGCGAACTCGACGTCACCGTCGGCCAGCTCCAGGCGCTCGGCTACGAGGAAGACATCTACGGCGAGCCGCTTTCCCACGAGGACCAGCTGGTCGAACTCAAAGTCCAGGACGTCGTTCTCTCCGACGGCGCCGCCGAGCACATGATGAAGACGGCCGCGTTCATCGACGACCTGCTCGAGCAGTACTACGGCCTCGAGCCGTTCTACGAACTCGAGGAGCGCCAGGACCTCGTGGGCAGGCTCGTCTTCGGGATGGCCCCGCACACCTCGGCGGCGACCGTCGGCCGCGTGGTTGGCTTTACCAGCGCGGCCGTGGGCTACGCCCACCCGTTCTTCCATGCAGCCAAGCGTCGGAACTGCTTCCACCCGGAGACGGAGATCGTTTATCGTGAAGGGGAGCCACGGTCTATTTACGACAAACAGCAACTCGAAGCCGGTGACGGGTTGCCACCCGAGGAACGACCACGACGGGCCAGTATTCGGACCTTCGTCGAAGATCGACTCGAGAGCCCGGAGCAGGACGATTTCGGTACGGAGTACCAGGACCTCGATGACGACGTCTGGGTCCTCTCGTACACGGGTGTGTGCTGTCCGAAACGCGTAACGACCGTCTCGAAGCATCCGGCGCCGAACCATCTCCTCTCGATCACGACCGAAAGCGGCCGCGAACTTCGAGTAACGCCGGATCACACGATGCTCCGGTTCGACGAAGAGTCCTCCGATCAGCTCTCACAAGAGTACTGGAAAGCGGAGACGGTATCGGCCCAGGAACTCTCCCCTGGTGACGAACTTCCGACGCCGTCGCCCGTTGGGGATCGGACGGTCGATGACTTCCTGTTCGGTCCCGTCAAGGAGATCAACGACTATCCGCCTGCCGTCACAGGCTGGGATACGATCACCGATATTGAAATTATCGAATCAGATACTGATTACGTATATTGTCTGGAAGTAGAGGAATCTCATACTCTTTCGGCAAATGGGATCCTCACAGGTCAATGTGATGGTGACGAGGATTGCGTAATGTTGTTGCTTGACGGATTGTTGAATTTCAGTAAATCATTTTTGCCTGATAAGAGGGGTGGTAAGATGGACGCACCCCTCGTCATGTCCTCTCGCATCGACCCCGCCGAAATCGACGACGAGGCTCACAACATGGACGTCGTCTCCCAGTACCCCCGCGAGTTCTACGAGGCGACCCTCGAGCAGGCCGATCCCGGCGACGTCGACGTCGAGATCGCCGAGGACACCCTCGGCACCGACCTCGAGTACACCGGCTTCGAGCACACCCACGACACGACCGACATCGCGATGGGGCCGGATCTCTCGGCGTACAAGACGCTCGGCTCGATGATGGACAAGATGGACGCCCAGCTCGAACTCTCCCGAAAGCTGCGGGCGGTCGACGAGACGGACGTCGCCGAACGCGTCATCGAGTATCACTTCCTGCCGGACCTGATCGGCAATCTTCGGGCCTTCTCCCGCCAGGAGACCCGCTGTCTCGACTGCGGCGAGAAGTACCGTCGGGTGCCGCTGACCGAAGTGTGCCGGGAGTGTGGCGGGCGGGTGAATCTTACCGTCCACAAGGGCTCGGTGAACAAGTACATGGACACCGCGATCGAGGTCGCCGAGGAGTATGGCTGCCGGGACTACACGAAACAGCGCCTCGAGGTCTTAGAGAAGTCCCTCGAGAGCGTCTTCGAAAACGACAAAAACAAGCAGTCGGGGATCGCGGACTTCATGTGA
- a CDS encoding LLM class flavin-dependent oxidoreductase produces the protein MAMHLNLFTMNAPEHVSPGSWTYPGDGSTRYTDLEYWTEVARTAERGGFDAVFFADVRGIYDVYGGDRYTALERGVQTPSNDPQLLVPAMAQVTDELGFAVTRSTTYIHPYQLAREFSTLDHLTDGRIALNVVTSYLESAARNLGLHERMDKETRYDRADEFLEVCYALWESSWDEDAVRVDADAGVYTDPDGVSSIDHDGECFTVPGPHGCEPSPQRTPVLYQAGSSDRGREFAAANAEAVFASQPTEAGVREYMADLRTRAETYGRDPDSLRFFIGVVPIVGETEELAQAKYESYEDHVDVEATLALLSGFLDMDLSKLDPDQKVEHIETEAIQGTMNAFTRSQPDREWTVREVAQFCGLGTTSPKIVGTPETIADELEYWHEEIGVHGFNVKEVVRPDSLRDFVDLVVPELRARGLLSESQPGQTLRERLYEEDEPRLPADHPGAPERRANVSPSP, from the coding sequence ATGGCGATGCATCTCAACCTCTTCACCATGAACGCCCCCGAACACGTGTCGCCCGGCTCGTGGACCTACCCGGGCGACGGCTCGACCCGCTACACCGACCTCGAGTACTGGACCGAGGTCGCCCGGACCGCCGAGCGTGGCGGGTTCGACGCCGTCTTCTTCGCCGACGTGCGCGGGATCTACGACGTCTACGGCGGCGACCGCTACACGGCGCTCGAGCGTGGCGTGCAGACGCCGTCGAACGACCCACAGCTGCTCGTGCCCGCGATGGCCCAGGTGACCGACGAACTCGGCTTCGCCGTGACGCGGTCGACGACCTACATCCACCCCTACCAGCTCGCCCGCGAGTTCTCGACGCTCGACCACCTGACCGACGGGCGGATCGCGCTCAACGTCGTCACCTCCTACCTCGAGTCCGCCGCCCGGAACCTCGGCTTACACGAGCGTATGGACAAGGAGACGCGCTACGACCGCGCCGACGAGTTCCTCGAGGTCTGTTACGCGCTCTGGGAGTCCTCGTGGGACGAGGACGCAGTCCGGGTCGACGCCGACGCCGGGGTGTACACCGACCCCGACGGAGTCTCGTCGATCGACCACGATGGTGAGTGCTTCACCGTGCCGGGACCCCACGGCTGTGAGCCGTCGCCCCAGCGAACGCCGGTGCTCTACCAGGCGGGCTCCTCCGATCGCGGGCGGGAGTTCGCGGCCGCCAACGCCGAGGCCGTCTTCGCGAGCCAGCCGACGGAAGCGGGCGTTCGCGAGTATATGGCCGACCTCCGGACGCGGGCGGAAACGTACGGCCGCGATCCGGACTCGCTGCGCTTTTTCATCGGGGTCGTCCCGATCGTCGGCGAGACCGAGGAACTCGCGCAGGCGAAATACGAGTCCTACGAAGACCACGTCGACGTCGAGGCGACGCTCGCGCTGTTGTCGGGCTTTCTCGACATGGACCTCTCAAAACTCGATCCGGACCAGAAGGTCGAACACATCGAGACCGAAGCGATCCAGGGAACGATGAACGCCTTCACCCGTTCCCAGCCCGACCGGGAGTGGACCGTCCGCGAGGTCGCCCAGTTCTGTGGCCTCGGAACGACCTCGCCGAAGATCGTCGGGACGCCGGAAACGATCGCCGACGAACTCGAGTACTGGCACGAGGAGATCGGCGTCCACGGCTTCAACGTCAAGGAGGTCGTCCGGCCGGACTCGCTGCGCGACTTCGTCGACCTGGTCGTCCCGGAGCTCCGCGCTCGCGGGCTGCTCTCAGAATCCCAGCCCGGTCAGACGCTCCGGGAACGGCTCTACGAGGAGGACGAGCCGCGACTTCCCGCCGACCACCCGGGCGCACCGGAACGGCGGGCGAACGTCAGCCCGTCCCCGTGA
- the cofG gene encoding 7,8-didemethyl-8-hydroxy-5-deazariboflavin synthase subunit CofG, which translates to MIPGAAEYGVELSIDDAEVERLLEVGSEDVSPAPELTFARNVFVPLTTACRYTCTYCTYFDPPGQASILSLEEVREICRHGADAGCTEALFTFGDDPDDRYTEIHAQLEAWGYDSIHDYLRAACEVALEEGLLPHANPGDQTREEMATVADLNASMGTMLETTADVAAHAGPRTKVPGQRLRTIQNAGELDVAFTTGILVGIGETWEDRAESLLAIRELHERYDHIQEVIVQPVRENERWRGGTPDRETLRRVTAMARYALPEEVSVQVPPNLAPVRELLDCGIDDLGGVSPVTDDHVNPDYAWPALDELELIAELAGVPLLERLPIYERYLPAALRPERFDGVLADGAEGDREWLSPPIREALAADDAAGERYRAVLEERER; encoded by the coding sequence ATGATCCCGGGCGCGGCCGAGTACGGCGTCGAGCTGTCGATCGACGACGCGGAGGTCGAGCGCCTGCTCGAGGTCGGTTCCGAAGACGTCTCCCCGGCACCCGAGCTCACCTTCGCCCGAAACGTCTTCGTCCCGCTGACGACGGCGTGTCGGTACACCTGCACCTACTGCACCTACTTCGACCCGCCGGGGCAAGCGTCGATCCTCTCGCTCGAGGAGGTCCGCGAGATCTGCCGGCACGGGGCCGACGCGGGCTGTACGGAGGCCCTGTTCACGTTCGGCGACGACCCCGACGATCGCTACACCGAGATTCACGCCCAGCTCGAGGCATGGGGCTACGACTCGATCCACGACTACCTGCGGGCGGCTTGCGAGGTCGCCCTGGAGGAAGGACTCCTCCCGCACGCGAACCCGGGGGACCAGACCCGCGAGGAGATGGCTACCGTCGCGGACCTGAACGCCAGTATGGGTACGATGCTCGAGACGACGGCCGACGTCGCGGCTCACGCCGGCCCGCGAACGAAGGTGCCAGGCCAGCGCCTGCGGACGATCCAGAACGCGGGCGAACTCGACGTGGCGTTCACGACCGGTATCCTGGTGGGCATCGGTGAAACGTGGGAAGACCGCGCGGAGAGCCTGCTCGCCATCCGCGAACTCCACGAGCGGTACGACCATATCCAGGAGGTGATCGTCCAGCCCGTCCGGGAGAACGAGCGCTGGCGCGGCGGAACGCCCGACCGCGAGACCCTGCGGCGGGTGACGGCGATGGCGCGGTACGCCCTACCCGAGGAGGTGTCGGTACAGGTGCCGCCGAACCTCGCGCCGGTTCGCGAGCTGCTCGACTGTGGGATCGACGACCTCGGCGGGGTGTCGCCGGTCACCGACGACCACGTCAACCCGGACTACGCCTGGCCCGCACTGGACGAACTCGAGTTGATCGCCGAGCTGGCGGGCGTCCCCCTGCTCGAGCGGCTGCCGATCTACGAGCGGTACCTGCCGGCCGCGTTGCGCCCCGAGCGCTTCGACGGCGTGCTGGCGGACGGTGCCGAGGGCGACCGGGAGTGGCTCTCGCCGCCCATCCGCGAGGCGCTCGCGGCCGACGACGCGGCGGGCGAGCGCTACCGGGCGGTGCTCGAGGAACGCGAGCGCTGA
- a CDS encoding PAS domain S-box protein translates to MPHSIRVLHVDADAAFADAVSTALERESRRISVRTATGVRDALDAVESDAVDCVLSDRDAPRVDGLELLAAVREVDPRLPFILLTAEGSEAVAIEAISAGVTDYVRKDDLSERPGVLANRIVKSVEAARTERELDRRRELLRHTERLADTGGWEADLETGNQRWTRGLFEIHGIDPDEGAVPTVEEYFSFVDPDHREGFQRTLERCLERAEPYDEEVEITAADGRTRWIRTIGEPVVKNGEPVAYRGVARDITDRKRRERRLAELAEFREAIIESANVWINVLDTEGNVAIWNEAAARISGYPAAEVVGHNGIWAWLYPDEAYRAEITEDAAAILRGEKEAREYVTMIRTRDGEERTLAWHSRSIETADDERLGSVAIARDITEQRRNLEQLNRKTAELERQNARLEEFASIVSHDLRNPLNVATGWLDLAQEECESEHLEVVAEALDRSQELIDDLLVLAREGAQVGAFESVELDVLVHDCWRTVDTAEATLVTDLDCVIRADRSRLRQLFENLLRNAVEHGGEAVTVTVEEVDGGFAVEDDGRGVPSEHHDRLFEAGYSTSRSGTGFGLRIVEQIAEAHGWEVDVADGADGGARFELTGVDVVR, encoded by the coding sequence ATGCCCCACTCGATCCGGGTGCTCCACGTCGACGCCGACGCCGCGTTCGCCGACGCCGTTTCCACGGCGCTCGAGCGTGAGAGCCGCCGGATCTCCGTACGGACGGCGACCGGCGTCCGGGACGCGCTCGACGCGGTCGAGAGCGACGCGGTCGACTGCGTCCTCTCCGATCGCGACGCGCCGCGGGTGGACGGACTCGAGTTGCTCGCCGCCGTCCGCGAGGTCGACCCTCGGCTGCCGTTCATCCTGCTCACCGCCGAGGGGAGCGAGGCGGTCGCGATCGAGGCGATCTCGGCGGGCGTCACGGACTACGTGCGAAAGGACGACCTGTCGGAGCGACCCGGCGTGCTCGCCAACCGGATCGTGAAGTCGGTCGAAGCGGCGCGGACCGAACGGGAACTCGACCGGAGACGGGAGCTGTTGCGCCACACCGAGCGGCTCGCGGACACCGGCGGCTGGGAAGCCGACCTCGAGACGGGCAACCAGCGATGGACGCGGGGGCTGTTCGAGATCCACGGCATCGACCCCGACGAGGGGGCCGTGCCGACGGTCGAGGAGTACTTTTCGTTCGTCGATCCCGATCACAGGGAGGGGTTTCAGCGCACTCTCGAGCGGTGTCTCGAGCGGGCCGAGCCGTACGACGAGGAGGTCGAGATCACCGCGGCAGACGGGCGGACGCGGTGGATCAGGACGATCGGCGAGCCCGTCGTCAAGAACGGCGAGCCCGTCGCCTACCGGGGCGTCGCCCGCGACATTACCGACCGCAAGCGACGGGAGCGACGGCTGGCCGAGCTCGCGGAGTTCCGGGAGGCGATCATCGAGAGCGCCAACGTCTGGATCAACGTCCTCGACACCGAGGGAAACGTCGCGATCTGGAACGAGGCCGCAGCGCGAATCAGCGGCTACCCCGCAGCGGAGGTCGTTGGTCACAACGGGATCTGGGCGTGGCTCTATCCCGACGAAGCGTATCGGGCCGAGATCACCGAGGACGCCGCGGCGATTCTGCGCGGCGAGAAGGAAGCCCGGGAGTACGTGACCATGATCCGCACGCGCGATGGCGAGGAGCGGACGCTCGCCTGGCACTCCCGCAGCATCGAGACGGCCGACGACGAGCGCCTCGGCTCCGTCGCGATCGCCAGGGACATCACCGAACAACGACGCAACCTCGAGCAGCTCAACCGGAAGACGGCCGAGCTCGAGCGCCAGAACGCCCGGCTTGAGGAGTTCGCGAGCATCGTCTCCCACGACCTCCGCAACCCGCTAAACGTGGCGACGGGGTGGCTGGATCTGGCCCAAGAGGAGTGTGAAAGCGAGCACCTCGAAGTCGTCGCCGAGGCCCTCGACCGAAGTCAGGAGCTGATCGACGACCTGCTCGTCCTCGCACGCGAGGGGGCCCAGGTGGGCGCGTTCGAGTCGGTCGAGCTCGACGTGCTCGTCCACGACTGCTGGCGAACCGTGGACACGGCCGAGGCGACGCTCGTCACCGACCTCGACTGCGTAATCCGCGCCGATCGAAGTCGCCTCCGGCAGCTGTTCGAAAACCTCCTTCGAAACGCCGTCGAACACGGGGGTGAGGCCGTAACCGTCACCGTCGAGGAGGTCGACGGGGGGTTCGCCGTCGAGGACGACGGCCGCGGCGTTCCGAGCGAGCATCACGACCGACTCTTCGAGGCCGGCTACTCGACCTCACGGTCCGGCACCGGCTTCGGACTGCGCATCGTCGAACAGATCGCGGAGGCACACGGCTGGGAGGTCGACGTCGCCGACGGCGCCGACGGCGGTGCCCGGTTCGAGCTCACCGGCGTCGACGTCGTCCGGTGA
- a CDS encoding carboxylate--amine ligase: protein MATEFQSTASLLADLEDASFDRPPAIVSNAHYTGLAVSRALEALDVPVVALDRTGDGVAPPSTAVDYAGRITYPLEDADGFESDLEAVVDAVGSEVVAFPCMDEWVHAYAGADVDGVRRPFSGPAGIERVLDKESLYAVAEALGVPYPETYRLRETDPEEAADALGFPLVVKPARKREGEEALGTNVIEVEDEEAFAEIVAAAEDADVRIMAQERVNVAPGEDCSVGSYVPPSGVGDALSVVGNPRLRYPRAYGSSCAVERVERPELEERAFDVLAETGYHGISEAEFVYDADRGEYVLLDVNTRPWKWIGMPVEAGANLPAAAYAAVTEAEYEPEPFREALWVALKEYVSALATDDSTPAVLDGTHWRALASGSFERSDGGLTTAVYRPSDPGPTAKLLETEFSGREYYCAC, encoded by the coding sequence ATGGCAACCGAGTTTCAGTCGACCGCGTCGCTCCTCGCCGACCTCGAGGACGCGTCGTTCGACCGGCCCCCGGCGATCGTCTCGAACGCACACTACACCGGTCTCGCCGTTTCCCGCGCGCTCGAGGCCCTCGACGTGCCCGTCGTCGCGCTCGACCGGACCGGAGACGGCGTCGCGCCGCCGTCGACGGCGGTGGACTACGCCGGGCGGATCACGTACCCGCTCGAGGACGCCGACGGGTTCGAGTCCGACCTCGAGGCGGTGGTCGACGCCGTCGGCTCGGAGGTGGTCGCCTTCCCCTGCATGGACGAGTGGGTCCACGCCTACGCCGGCGCGGACGTCGACGGCGTTCGGCGGCCGTTCTCGGGACCGGCGGGGATCGAGCGCGTGCTCGACAAGGAGTCGCTGTACGCGGTCGCCGAGGCACTCGGCGTGCCGTACCCCGAGACGTACCGCCTGCGCGAGACCGATCCAGAGGAGGCCGCCGACGCGCTCGGCTTCCCGCTCGTAGTCAAGCCCGCCCGCAAGCGCGAGGGCGAGGAGGCCCTCGGCACCAACGTGATCGAGGTCGAGGACGAGGAGGCGTTCGCCGAGATCGTCGCCGCCGCCGAGGACGCCGACGTCCGGATCATGGCCCAGGAGCGGGTGAACGTGGCCCCGGGCGAGGACTGTTCCGTCGGCTCCTACGTGCCCCCGAGCGGCGTCGGGGACGCGCTCTCGGTCGTCGGGAACCCGCGGCTGCGCTACCCCCGGGCGTACGGCAGCTCCTGTGCGGTCGAACGGGTCGAACGGCCGGAACTCGAGGAACGGGCGTTCGACGTCCTCGCAGAAACCGGCTACCACGGCATCAGCGAGGCGGAGTTCGTCTACGACGCCGACCGGGGCGAGTACGTCCTCCTCGACGTCAACACCCGGCCCTGGAAGTGGATCGGGATGCCCGTCGAGGCAGGTGCGAACCTGCCGGCGGCGGCGTACGCCGCCGTGACGGAGGCCGAATACGAGCCCGAGCCGTTCCGGGAGGCGCTGTGGGTCGCCCTCAAGGAGTACGTCTCGGCGCTCGCGACCGACGACTCGACGCCGGCGGTCCTCGACGGGACCCACTGGCGGGCGCTCGCCTCGGGCTCGTTCGAGCGGAGCGACGGCGGGCTGACGACCGCGGTCTACCGGCCGTCGGATCCGGGCCCAACGGCGAAGCTGCTCGAGACGGAGTTCTCCGGACGGGAGTACTACTGCGCCTGCTGA